The following proteins are encoded in a genomic region of Actinomadura sp. NAK00032:
- a CDS encoding hydantoinase/oxoprolinase family protein translates to MARRLRIGIDTGGTFTDVVALDEGGGLTTTKTPSTPADPAEGFAAGVAKVLRLLGAGPEDVAALSHGTTVATNRLLEDRIDGLGFVTTEGFESVLEIARQSVPDGYGNSYFWVKPPRIVPVHRVRAVGGRLDHTGAEIRPFDEASAVAAARWFRDEGIRAIGVCFLHSYADPSHELAMRDVLRREHPDAVVSLSCEVLREYREYERSVTTLVDAAVKPAMNGYLARIAERAAARPLVMKSNGGVLSADEVARQPITTVLSGPAAGALGAAFVVAHSGHGSVVTLDGGGTSTDVAVVLDGEPTLTTEGAIGRHPVKIPMIDIVTVGAGGGSVAWRSPEGALKVGPRSAGADPGPLCYGRGGTEATVTDAHAVLGRIPPHLLGGEVPLDAEAARAGLGALAADLGLPLERAAAGILEISAWNQANAIRRITVKRGLDVRDYPLVAFGGSGPLLACRLLDVLGLPAAVVPENPGNLSAFGLLTVDVKNDYVRTRVVRDAELDPALLAAVYTDLEAEASAALAHEGFPEGDRRFARSADLRYYGQAFEVRVPAPAGAPGEAFRAEVVRRFHDAHEALYGYCYRDDPRHPVEWVNLRVSGIGPIERPRLAERPPGDGDPSRARTGTRQVHFDTWRETAIYRREKLAPGDTIEGPAVIEEFGSTVPLHPGFTARLDGYGNLVVTR, encoded by the coding sequence ATGGCGAGGCGGCTGCGGATCGGGATCGACACGGGCGGGACGTTCACCGACGTCGTCGCGCTGGACGAGGGCGGCGGGCTGACCACCACCAAGACCCCGTCCACGCCCGCCGACCCCGCCGAGGGGTTCGCGGCCGGCGTCGCGAAGGTGCTGCGGCTGCTCGGCGCCGGGCCCGAGGACGTCGCGGCGCTCTCGCACGGCACCACGGTCGCGACCAACCGGCTCCTCGAAGACCGGATCGACGGCCTCGGGTTCGTCACCACCGAGGGGTTCGAGTCGGTCCTGGAGATCGCGCGGCAGAGCGTCCCGGACGGCTACGGCAACAGCTACTTCTGGGTGAAGCCGCCGCGGATCGTCCCCGTGCACCGCGTGCGGGCGGTCGGCGGGCGGCTCGACCACACCGGCGCGGAGATCCGCCCGTTCGACGAGGCGTCGGCGGTCGCGGCGGCCCGCTGGTTCCGCGATGAGGGGATCCGCGCGATCGGGGTGTGCTTCCTGCACTCCTACGCCGACCCGTCCCACGAACTGGCCATGCGGGACGTCCTGCGCCGCGAGCACCCGGACGCCGTCGTGTCGCTGTCGTGCGAGGTGCTGCGCGAGTACCGCGAGTACGAGCGGTCGGTGACGACGCTGGTGGACGCCGCAGTCAAGCCCGCGATGAACGGCTACCTCGCCCGGATCGCCGAGCGCGCCGCGGCCCGCCCGCTGGTGATGAAGAGCAACGGCGGCGTCCTGTCGGCCGACGAGGTCGCCCGGCAGCCGATCACGACGGTGCTCTCGGGCCCGGCGGCGGGGGCGCTCGGCGCGGCGTTCGTCGTCGCGCACAGCGGGCACGGCTCCGTCGTGACCCTGGACGGCGGCGGGACGTCCACCGACGTCGCCGTGGTCCTGGACGGCGAGCCGACCCTCACCACCGAAGGCGCGATCGGCCGCCACCCGGTCAAGATCCCGATGATCGACATCGTGACGGTCGGCGCGGGCGGCGGCTCGGTCGCGTGGCGGTCGCCCGAGGGCGCGCTGAAGGTCGGCCCGCGCAGCGCGGGCGCCGACCCCGGCCCGCTCTGCTACGGGCGCGGCGGCACCGAGGCGACCGTGACCGACGCGCACGCCGTCCTCGGCCGCATCCCGCCGCACCTGCTCGGCGGCGAGGTCCCCCTCGACGCGGAGGCGGCCCGCGCGGGGCTCGGCGCCCTCGCCGCCGACCTCGGCCTGCCGCTCGAACGCGCCGCCGCCGGCATCCTGGAGATCTCGGCGTGGAACCAGGCGAACGCGATCCGGCGGATCACCGTGAAGCGGGGCCTGGACGTCCGCGACTACCCGCTCGTCGCGTTCGGCGGCTCGGGGCCGCTGCTCGCCTGCCGGCTGCTGGACGTGCTCGGCCTGCCCGCCGCCGTCGTCCCGGAGAACCCCGGCAACCTGTCCGCGTTCGGCCTGCTCACGGTGGACGTGAAGAACGACTACGTGCGGACGCGGGTCGTCCGGGACGCCGAACTCGACCCCGCGCTCCTGGCCGCCGTCTACACCGACCTGGAGGCCGAGGCCTCGGCCGCTCTGGCCCACGAGGGCTTCCCGGAGGGCGACCGCCGCTTCGCCCGCTCCGCCGACCTGCGCTACTACGGGCAGGCGTTCGAGGTGCGCGTGCCCGCGCCCGCCGGGGCGCCCGGCGAGGCGTTCCGTGCCGAGGTCGTCCGCCGGTTCCACGACGCCCACGAGGCCCTCTACGGCTACTGCTACCGCGACGACCCGCGCCATCCGGTCGAATGGGTCAACCTGCGCGTCTCCGGCATCGGCCCGATCGAGCGCCCGCGCCTGGCCGAGCGCCCGCCGGGCGACGGCGACCCGTCCCGCGCCCGCACCGGCACCCGGCAGGTCCACTTCGACACCTGGCGGGAGACGGCGATCTACCGCCGCGAGAAACTCGCACCGGGCGACACGATCGAGGGCCCGGCCGTCATCGAGGAGTTCGGCTCGACCGTCCCCCTGCACCCCGGCTTCACCGCGCGGCTCGACGGCTACGGCAACCTGGTGGTGACGCGATGA
- a CDS encoding hydantoinase B/oxoprolinase family protein, whose amino-acid sequence MTDPILLEIVEGTLASVEREVETAIARTARSPMIRDAHDFRAGIHDRRLRKLTGRSYSALVQPIARDFPLDAMRPGDVFFHNDVYLSEGGIGHLPDLCVTVPVFHGDEVVAFVQAFGHHDDIGGAVPGSMPSHARSAFEEGLMVPPIKLWDRGVPNAAALAIMTRNSRMPDSLAGDLDAECSACLMGARRLGELFARYGRAAVEGCFDAIIDRTTETFRRELLAKIPDGTFTWEDYAEHDGVDPPRLHAQRITLTVDKAAAVPLVIDFTGTSPQAKGPINHAGDYSDGVFLKKWLAPVLRNLADTPERAAELDVNEGVVPLIEMRFPEKGTLLTPVFPAPTNARTFVILRLLGVLAGVLAKATGGRMPADQETIRYTGVYGEDDRGPYLMREVLGGGSGGRYYADGEDTIHVVPDSRNIPAEFAEARWPFIVERLGLAADSGGPGEHRGGLGYDKRIRMLRDARYMSIADRSILSCWGVNGGRAGRPFRVDIDGEEMDGLVDDHPVRAGQTIRIRTTGGGGWGDPLNRDPSRVAADVRDGKVSLEGARDDYGVVLEGGTVDDGATTTLRARLRAARGPVPFFDRGPGYPELSGGAVSAEVDTLGGLRGDEGL is encoded by the coding sequence ATGACCGACCCGATCCTGCTGGAGATCGTCGAGGGCACCCTCGCCTCGGTCGAGCGCGAGGTGGAGACGGCGATCGCCCGCACCGCCCGCTCCCCGATGATCCGCGACGCGCACGACTTCCGCGCCGGCATCCACGACCGCCGCCTCCGCAAGCTCACCGGCCGCTCCTACTCGGCGCTCGTCCAGCCGATCGCGCGCGACTTCCCGCTCGACGCCATGCGGCCGGGCGACGTGTTCTTCCACAACGACGTGTACCTGTCCGAGGGCGGCATCGGCCACCTCCCCGACCTCTGCGTCACGGTGCCGGTGTTCCACGGGGACGAGGTGGTCGCGTTCGTCCAGGCGTTCGGCCACCACGACGACATCGGCGGCGCCGTCCCCGGCTCGATGCCGAGCCACGCCCGCAGCGCGTTCGAGGAGGGCCTGATGGTCCCGCCGATCAAGCTGTGGGACCGGGGCGTCCCGAACGCGGCGGCCCTCGCCATCATGACCCGCAACTCGCGGATGCCCGACTCCCTCGCCGGCGATCTCGACGCCGAGTGCTCGGCCTGCCTGATGGGCGCCCGCCGCCTCGGCGAGCTGTTCGCCCGCTACGGCCGCGCCGCCGTCGAGGGCTGCTTCGACGCGATCATCGACCGCACCACCGAGACGTTCCGCCGCGAACTCCTCGCCAAGATCCCGGACGGCACCTTCACCTGGGAGGACTACGCCGAGCACGACGGCGTCGACCCGCCCCGCCTGCACGCGCAGCGCATCACGCTCACCGTCGACAAGGCGGCGGCCGTCCCCCTGGTCATCGACTTCACCGGCACCTCGCCCCAGGCCAAGGGCCCCATCAACCACGCGGGCGACTACTCGGACGGCGTCTTCCTGAAGAAGTGGCTGGCGCCCGTCCTGCGGAACCTCGCCGACACCCCCGAGCGCGCCGCCGAACTGGACGTCAACGAGGGCGTCGTCCCCCTCATCGAGATGCGCTTCCCCGAGAAGGGCACCCTCCTCACGCCCGTCTTCCCTGCCCCGACCAACGCCCGCACGTTCGTCATCCTGCGCCTGCTGGGCGTCCTCGCGGGCGTGCTGGCCAAGGCCACCGGCGGCCGGATGCCCGCCGACCAGGAGACGATCCGCTACACCGGCGTCTACGGCGAGGACGACCGCGGCCCGTACCTCATGCGCGAGGTCCTGGGCGGCGGCTCCGGCGGCCGCTACTACGCCGACGGCGAGGACACCATCCACGTCGTGCCCGACTCCCGCAACATCCCCGCCGAGTTCGCCGAGGCCCGCTGGCCGTTCATCGTCGAACGCCTCGGCCTCGCCGCCGACTCCGGCGGCCCGGGGGAGCACCGCGGCGGCCTCGGCTACGACAAGCGCATCCGCATGCTCCGCGACGCCCGCTACATGTCGATCGCCGACCGCTCGATCCTGTCCTGCTGGGGCGTCAACGGCGGCCGCGCCGGCCGCCCCTTCCGCGTCGACATCGACGGCGAGGAGATGGACGGCCTCGTCGATGACCACCCGGTCAGGGCGGGCCAGACGATCCGCATCCGGACCACCGGGGGCGGCGGCTGGGGCGACCCCCTGAACCGCGACCCGTCCCGCGTGGCCGCCGACGTCCGCGACGGCAAGGTCTCCCTCGAAGGAGCCCGCGACGACTACGGCGTAGTGCTCGAAGGCGGCACCGTGGACGACGGGGCGACCACCACCCTCCGCGCCCGCCTGCGCGCCGCCCGCGGCCCCGTCCCCTTCTTCGACCGGGGCCCCGGCTACCCGGAGCTCTCCGGCGGCGCCGTCTCCGCCGAAGTCGACACCCTCGGTGGGCTAAGGGGTGATGAAGGGCTGTAG